TTCAATTCCCGTAGCCGTCAGGCCGAAGTGTTCCAGCAGAAACTCCGCAGAACCTGTCGGCGCAAACACCCCAGGAACCCCGAGGATGCGCATCCTCGCCGGATGGTGCACGCACAGCACTTCAGCAACCGCGCCACCAAGCCCGCCGGCGGCCAGTGCCTCCTCCGCCGTAACGATGCCGCGAGTCGTGCGTGCCGCATCGATAATAGCGTCGCTATCAAAAGGTTTCATGCTGCTCATATTCAGCACACGCGCGCTCACTCCACGCGCCTCCAGTGATTGTGCAGCATCCAAAGCGCGGCTGACCATCAGGCCATTGGCGACAATCGTTACATCATCGCCGTCACGCAGCCGTACCGCTTTGCCAAGAGTGAATTCATAGTCTTCAGTGTTCACCTGAGGCACGGGAACTCTGCTGATGCGAAGAAACTGTGGTCCAACATGCTGAAGCGAAGCGCGCACCACAGCGGCCGTCTCACGTGGATCAGCGGGAACAACCACCGACAGGTTCGGCAGAATCCGCGTCCAGGCCAGGTCTTCAATGGAGTGGTGCGTCGGCCCCAGCTCGCCATACGCCATGCCCGACGACATCCCACAGAGCTTCACGTTGGAGTTGGAATAAGCCATGTCCACTTTCACCTGTTCCATCGCGCGCGCAGTCAGAAAGCACGAAGCGCCGCTGACGTAGGGAACCATCCCGCCATTGGCCAGCCCGCACCCTACGCCGATCATGTTCTGTTCAGCGATCCCGACATTCACAAAGCGGTTTGGAAACTTCGATCGAAAGCCGCTCAGTCGTGTGGAAGAAACAGAGTCGTTAACAACTGCGCAGACGCGGGAGTCCGCCGCTGCGAGTTGCTCCAGCGTCTCCGACCACGCGATGCGGCAATCGAAACGCTGGGCCTTTCCGGTATGGGCTGGCGAAGTATGTACAGTGCTCACAGGGGTAACTCCACATTCAATTCGGCTGCGGCCGCTTCCAACTGTGCGACCGTCGGCACACCATGGTGCCACGCTGGCTGGTTCTCGGCGAAGGACACGCCCTTCCCTTTAATAGTGTTGGCAATGATGCAACTCGGCTTACCTTTCTCGAAAGGCAGCCGCGAAAAGGCATCGAGCAAAGCTTCATGGTTGTGCCCATCGATTTCAAGGACGGAAAACCCAAACGCGAGCCATTTGGCGGCGAGCGGGTCCATACGAATCGTCTTCTCCGTAAAGTCGCCTTGCTGAATGCGATTGCGGTCGACGATCACCGTCAGGTTGTCCAATTCGTAGTGATGGGCCGTCATTGCGGCCTCCCAGTTGGAACCCTCCTGCAATTCACCATCACCCGTCAGCACGAAGACGCGCCAGGTTTCGCCGCGCATCCGCGCTGCCAGCGCGGCGCCTGTTGCAATCGGCAGCCCGTGCCCCAGAGGGCCCGTGTTCGCTTCAATCCCCGGAAGTTTGTTGCGATCAGGGTGTCCATTCAGAGGCGAAAGAGGGTCCATGAATCGGCCAAGCCACGCGCGTGGAAAAAATCCGCGCGCCGCCAGCGTCGAATAAAATGCTCCCGCACAGTGGCCCTTTGACATCATGAAGCGGTCCCGCTGAGGCCATGCGGGCCGGGCAGTATCTACATTCAGAACTCCGCCGAGATAAAGCGTGGCGAGGATGTCCGCCGAAGACAGGTCGCCGCCTGTATGTCCGACGCCGGAGTGATGCGTCATCGTCATCGCGCTCAGCCGGATTCGATTCGCTTCGCGCTGAAGCAAAGCTGTATCCGGCCTCTGATTCAGGCGTTCCTTGAAGGTTGTTTCCTGCATGGAATTCTCCAATGCATATATATGCATAGCTGCGCTATATTGCAACTCGACTATAACACTATCGCCCGGATGCGCCTTAAGAAATGACGGTGACCGTGAGAATATTCCGCATTTCGAACCCAATGCAGCCACCGAGGGTGACACTCTGCATCTGCATCAAGGCGCTTTTCATGACAAAAAAAGCGCGCTCACGGAGATGCCCACGACCTGAGGCGGATTAGAATTGGACGACGTTCTGAGAGGGTGGTGGTTGTGAAGAAACTCCTGATCTTGATCGGTATGTTGGCAGCGCTGCTAGGCATGGGAGCGCAGGCGCAAACTGCGCCGGAGACGTGGCAAGGGACATTGCATGCGGGACGAGACCTTCGCCTTGTGCTACAGGTCACGAAGGTGGATGGGGCGCTGAAGGGAAAGATATTCAGCATTGACCAGGGACCGGGCGGAATGACCACGACCACGATGTCGATAGACGGCGGCGTGCTGAAGTTCGCAATTACCGGCATGGACATGAGCTATGAGGGCAAGCTGAGTCCGGACGGAAAATCGGCAACCGGCACGTGGAAGCAGGGAGGGCGTGAAACTCCGCTGGTGCTGGAGCATGTGAGCGCCGATGCCGCGTGGGAGATTCCAAAGGCAACGCCGGCCCTG
This is a stretch of genomic DNA from Edaphobacter acidisoli. It encodes these proteins:
- a CDS encoding transketolase, which gives rise to MQETTFKERLNQRPDTALLQREANRIRLSAMTMTHHSGVGHTGGDLSSADILATLYLGGVLNVDTARPAWPQRDRFMMSKGHCAGAFYSTLAARGFFPRAWLGRFMDPLSPLNGHPDRNKLPGIEANTGPLGHGLPIATGAALAARMRGETWRVFVLTGDGELQEGSNWEAAMTAHHYELDNLTVIVDRNRIQQGDFTEKTIRMDPLAAKWLAFGFSVLEIDGHNHEALLDAFSRLPFEKGKPSCIIANTIKGKGVSFAENQPAWHHGVPTVAQLEAAAAELNVELPL
- a CDS encoding transketolase family protein: MSTVHTSPAHTGKAQRFDCRIAWSETLEQLAAADSRVCAVVNDSVSSTRLSGFRSKFPNRFVNVGIAEQNMIGVGCGLANGGMVPYVSGASCFLTARAMEQVKVDMAYSNSNVKLCGMSSGMAYGELGPTHHSIEDLAWTRILPNLSVVVPADPRETAAVVRASLQHVGPQFLRISRVPVPQVNTEDYEFTLGKAVRLRDGDDVTIVANGLMVSRALDAAQSLEARGVSARVLNMSSMKPFDSDAIIDAARTTRGIVTAEEALAAGGLGGAVAEVLCVHHPARMRILGVPGVFAPTGSAEFLLEHFGLTATGIEQAALDLLGVRG